One genomic region from Fibrobacter sp. encodes:
- a CDS encoding UDP-3-O-acyl-N-acetylglucosamine deacetylase has product MTNAQHFEFESPSLSYRNAKVTVDVLERDPTHKPRVVWSVDGREVYRTDLCKIFSDLKFGAARTAIYSYEDESRAHAVGLNAGAIAGPEHLAPVFLMWPGRRFNVNLVRGTAADDAAGKAAGRSIAGQNVAEVPLMDGSAAPFFYGLRRAAGEPEALVFYDAPVKAEWDLTAKAADGSERTFGHVRICPAETFEVEYVLDRSKSRGDACDLQSAAAVSIYSPENLFQIFMARTFISAEEFEQAKANGLLGGVDESCGMLLNRCDGAKCSKDFRVANEPAMHKILDLIGDITFICPALPRVRIEITNGGHVSHRQIMERLIPYVSAGLFEKI; this is encoded by the coding sequence ATGACCAACGCTCAGCATTTTGAATTTGAATCTCCGTCCTTGAGCTATAGGAATGCCAAGGTGACGGTGGATGTTCTGGAAAGGGATCCTACCCACAAACCTCGTGTGGTTTGGAGTGTGGACGGTCGCGAAGTTTACCGCACGGATCTCTGCAAGATTTTTTCTGACTTGAAGTTTGGCGCTGCACGTACGGCAATTTATTCTTACGAGGATGAGAGTCGTGCTCATGCGGTGGGGCTGAATGCTGGTGCTATTGCCGGCCCGGAACATCTGGCTCCTGTATTCCTGATGTGGCCTGGCCGCAGGTTTAACGTGAACTTGGTTCGCGGAACAGCCGCTGATGATGCAGCCGGGAAAGCCGCAGGTCGGAGCATCGCTGGTCAGAACGTCGCGGAAGTTCCCCTGATGGATGGTTCTGCAGCGCCCTTCTTCTATGGCCTGCGTCGAGCAGCGGGGGAGCCGGAAGCCCTTGTGTTTTATGATGCTCCTGTAAAGGCCGAATGGGATTTGACGGCGAAGGCTGCCGACGGTTCTGAACGCACTTTCGGTCATGTTCGTATTTGCCCTGCAGAAACTTTTGAGGTGGAATATGTTCTGGACCGCAGCAAGAGTCGCGGGGATGCTTGCGACCTGCAGTCTGCCGCCGCTGTCAGTATTTATTCGCCGGAAAACTTGTTCCAGATTTTTATGGCCCGCACCTTCATTTCTGCCGAGGAATTTGAACAGGCAAAGGCCAATGGCCTGCTGGGCGGTGTAGATGAATCCTGCGGCATGCTGCTGAACCGTTGCGACGGTGCAAAATGTTCCAAGGATTTTCGTGTGGCAAACGAACCTGCCATGCATAAAATACTAGATTTAATTGGCGATATCACATTTATCTGTCCGGCTCTTCCCAGAGTCCGAATCGAAATCACAAATGGTGGGCATGTTTCCCACCGACAAATCATGGAGAGGTTAATTCCCTATGTCTCTGCTGGACTCTTTGAAAAAATCTGA
- a CDS encoding putative addiction module antidote protein → MGKVKVTDLDVAEFLDTEESVKLFLKEALAENDPVFWQHCVSTAARSAGMAKIAEKSGLNRESLYKAMKEDAHPRFDTVMRVLNAMGLQLSLKIVPEKKVRANVVAEKRAKYKAK, encoded by the coding sequence ATGGGTAAGGTTAAAGTTACGGATTTGGATGTTGCAGAATTCTTGGATACAGAAGAGTCTGTTAAACTTTTTTTGAAGGAGGCTCTTGCTGAAAATGATCCTGTGTTTTGGCAACATTGCGTTAGCACTGCGGCTCGATCAGCGGGTATGGCGAAAATTGCTGAGAAATCTGGGCTGAATCGTGAAAGTCTTTACAAGGCAATGAAGGAGGATGCTCATCCTCGCTTCGATACGGTAATGCGGGTTTTGAACGCAATGGGACTTCAACTTTCTTTGAAGATTGTGCCCGAAAAGAAAGTGCGAGCAAACGTTGTCGCTGAAAAGCGTGCAAAATACAAAGCGAAGTAA